The proteins below come from a single Aptenodytes patagonicus chromosome 20, bAptPat1.pri.cur, whole genome shotgun sequence genomic window:
- the LOC143169189 gene encoding olfactory receptor 6N1-like yields the protein MGRAEQGNETAVVEFIILGFQSIPEVQFILFLMFLVTYITTVLGNLLIMMLVVTDHHLHNPMFFFLGNLSFLETCYTSTILPRMLASFLTNKYVISLSGCFLQYFFFTGLAGAECCLLTVMSYDRYIAICKPLHYTAIMNGRCCLQLAGGSWANGLLASAIVTSLMQQLTFCGPNEIDHFFCDFMPVVKLSCSDTHWIELVTFILASLLTLPPFLLTLISYVYISNTVLRIPSSTGRHKAFSTCSSHLTVVTLFYGTLIVVYLVPKPNTLGDLSKVFSVCYTVLTPLVNPLIYSLRNNNIKKALRTAVNKYRGVDKA from the coding sequence atgggaagagcagagcaggggaaTGAAACAGCTGTTGTGGAATTCATCATCCTCGGTTTCCAAAGTATCCCAGAAGTACAGTTTATCCTCTTCCTGATGTTTCTAGTGACCTACATTACAACTGTGTTAGGGAACCTCCTGATCATGATGCTGGTTGTGACTGATCATCACCTTCATAATCCCATGTTCTTTTTCCTGGGGAATCTGTCATTCTTGGAGACCTGTTACACTTCCACCATCCTGCCCAGAATGCTGGCAAGTTTCCTAACAAACAAATATGTTATTTCACTTAGTGGTTGTTTTCTGCAGTACTTTTTCTTCACTGGGCTAGCAGGTGCAGAATGTTGTCTCCTGACTGTCATGTCTTATGACCGGTACATTGCGATATGCAAACCATTGCATTACACAGCCATAATGAATGGCAGGTGCTGCCTCCAGTTAGCAGGTGGATCTTGGGCAAATGGGTTGTTGGCTAGTGCCATAGTCACCTCTCTGATGCAACAGCTAACTTTCTGTGGCCCAAATGAAATTGATCATTTCTTCTGTGACTTCATGCCGGTGGTAAAGCTCTCCTGCAGTGATACCCACTGGATTGAGCTTGTAACGTTCATCTTGGCCTCCCTTTTGACACTACCTCCATTTCTCTTGACACTCATATCTTATGTGTACATCAGCAACACTGTCCTCAGGATCCCATCCTCCACAGGAAGGCATAAGGCTTTTTCTACCTGTTCTTCCCATCTCACTGTGGTGACACTTTTCTATGGGACCCTGATTGTTGTGTACTTGgtaccaaaaccaaacacactgGGAGACCTCAGCAAAGTGTTCTCTGTCTGCTACACAGTTCTGACTCCACTGGTCAATCCCCTCATCTACAGCTTAAGAAATAACAACATAAAGAAGGCTTTGAGAACTGCTGTGAACAAATACAGGGGGGTTGATAAGGCATGA
- the LOC143169190 gene encoding LOW QUALITY PROTEIN: olfactory receptor 6C74-like (The sequence of the model RefSeq protein was modified relative to this genomic sequence to represent the inferred CDS: inserted 3 bases in 2 codons; deleted 1 base in 1 codon; substituted 1 base at 1 genomic stop codon), with the protein MENQTTVMDFILLGIADDDQFHYVLFTILLVTYILTLTGNILIITIALINHHLQTPMYVFLRNFSILEIGFTTTVIPKALANLALGKKTISLRGGLTQAFLYFMLGTTEFLLXAVMSFDRYAAICKPLHYVAIMNSQVCSLLVITAWIGGAVLVLSPSVVYFQMPFCGSNIINHFFCDNTPMIELKCGNNKVLECTNLISAVFTLLDTLAITAVSYANVITAVVKIPSGXGRQKAFSTCASPLTVVSIMYGSCIFMYLTPTQTNRXDFSKVVSILNTVVSPLLNPFIYSLRNTQFQEALRESIKCSIVLSKHSDI; encoded by the exons ATGGAGAATCAAACAACAGTGATGGACTTCATCCTCTTGGGCATTGCTGATGATGATCAATTCCACTATGTGCTCTTTACCATCCTGTTAGTCACCTACATCTTGACTTTAACAGGTAACATTCTCATCATCACCATTGCCCTGATAAACCATCATCTTCAGACTCCCATGTACGTCTTCCTCAGGAACTTCTCCATCTTAGAGATTGGCTTTACCACCACTGTTATCCCCAAAGCATTGGCCAACCTGGCTTTAGGc aaaaaaacaatttctttaagGGGTGGTCTCACTCAAGCTTTTCTCTACTTCATGCTAGGTACCACTGAGTTTCTCCTGTGAGCTGTAATGTCCTTTGACAGGTACGCAGCCATCTGCAAACCTCTACATTATGTGGCCATTATGAATTCACAAGTCTGCAGCCTGCTGGTGATTACTGCCTGGATTGGTGGGGCTGTCCTTGTTCTTTCTCCATCAGTGGTATATTTCCAGATGCCATTCTGTGGTTCAAACATCATTAATCATTTTTTctgtgataacacaccaatgatTGAGCTCAAATGTGGAAACAACAAGGTCCTAGAGTGCACGAATTTAATCTCAGCAGTGTTCACCCTACTGGATACCCTAGCTATTACAGCTGTATCCTACGCCAACGTCATTACTGCTGTGGTCAAAATCCCCTCTG CTGGCAGACAGAAAGCCTTTTCCACCTGTGCCTCTCCCCTCACTGTGGTGTCTATCATGTATGGCAGCTGCATCTTCATGTACCTCACACCCACCCAGACCAACAG CGACTTCAGCAAGGTGGTGTCCATCTTGAACACTGTGGTATCTCCTCTGCTCAATCCATTCATCTATAGCTTGAGGAACACACAGTTTCAGGAGGCCTTAAGGGAGAGCATCAAATGTAGTATAGTACTTTCTAAACACTCAGACATTTGA